CAGAACACCGCCGTGCAGGAAAACAGCGCGAACGCCACCAGACACAACGCCGCCAGTTGCGCCACCGGCAACGACAGCCAGGCGCTGAGGAACAAGCCGAGGGCGCCCAGCACGTAAAGCACCGCCAGATGCCCGTAGCGATCATTCATGCGGTCGGAACTGCGCGGCACGATCAGCAGCCCGACGATGCCGAAGATGTACGGCACCGATGACACGAAACCGGTCACCAGATCGCTGCCGCCAAACTGTTTGATCAGGGTCGGCAGCCACAGGCCAAGTCCGTAGATGCTCAGGGTCACCGGCAGATAGAACAGCGCCAGCAGCAACACACGTTTGTCCTTGAGCGCATGCAGCGGATTGCCGTGGCGGGTCTGGCCGTATTCCTGCAGATCCTTTTTCAGCTCACCGGTCAGCCAGTCTTTCTCGGCCTGATCCATCCATTCCACTTGCTGCGGACCGTCCGGCAGCCAACGCAATACCGGCCAGGTCAGCAGGATCGCCGGGGTGCCGATGACGATGAACAGCCACTGCCAGCCATGCAGACCGAGGATGCCGTCCAGGCCCAGCAGGCCGCCGGACACGGGGCCGGTGATCATCATCGCGATGGGTTGGGACAGGATGAACAGGCCGAGGATCTTGCCGCGATGGCGTACCGGGAACCATTGGGTGATGTAGTACAGAACGCCGGGAAAGAACCCCGCCTCCGCCGCGCCGAGCAGAAAGCGCATCACGTAGAAACTGTGCGGGCCCTGGACGAACGCCATGCCGATGGTGATCGCGCCCCAGGTGATCATGATCCGCGCGAACCAGCGCCGCGCACCGAAGCGTTCGAGCATCAGGTTGCTGGGGATTTCCAGTAGAAAGTAGCCAATGAAAAACAGCCCGGCACCGAGGCCGTAGGCGGCATCGCCGATGCCGATGTCGGCGCCCATGTGCAGCTTGGCAAAGCCGACGGCGGAGCGATCCACATAGGC
This genomic window from Pseudomonas kribbensis contains:
- a CDS encoding MFS transporter, with translation MSQELRLVRRITLKLIPFLILLYLIAYVDRSAVGFAKLHMGADIGIGDAAYGLGAGLFFIGYFLLEIPSNLMLERFGARRWFARIMITWGAITIGMAFVQGPHSFYVMRFLLGAAEAGFFPGVLYYITQWFPVRHRGKILGLFILSQPIAMMITGPVSGGLLGLDGILGLHGWQWLFIVIGTPAILLTWPVLRWLPDGPQQVEWMDQAEKDWLTGELKKDLQEYGQTRHGNPLHALKDKRVLLLALFYLPVTLSIYGLGLWLPTLIKQFGGSDLVTGFVSSVPYIFGIVGLLIVPRSSDRMNDRYGHLAVLYVLGALGLFLSAWLSLPVAQLAALCLVAFALFSCTAVFWTLPGRFFAGASAAAGIALINSVGNLGGYIGPFVIGALKEYTGNLASGLYFLSGVMVFGLVLTGVVYRLLERKHVLPVDQFAASARGATRT